The Chionomys nivalis chromosome 1, mChiNiv1.1, whole genome shotgun sequence sequence CCTGTTGCTGCAACTGTGACTTCTGGAGGACTGTTGGGTAGGTACACCTGGGCTCACTAAAGTTTTTGCATCATCCAAGAGGTAGAGCAAAGGAAAGATCTTGGTTCAAGAGATAGATACTCTTTCCTGCTCTAGTGGATGAAATCAGAGTTTTAGGTAATTAGTTAATCAGACAGGGGGCATCATGTTGCCTCTGACTCCCGTCTTAACTGTGTCCTATGAAGCCAAGGTTTCGTTTCTGCTCCTCTCATTCTTGGAGTTCACAGTGGGCATTCTGGTCAATGCATTCATTATCTCGGTGAACTTTTGGGACATGGTAAACGGGCAGCCATTGAACAACTGTGACCTTGTTCTGCTGTGCCTCAGCATCACGCGGCTTTTCCTGCAGGGGTTCCTGCTCCTGGATGCCGTTCAGCTCAGCTGCTTCCAGCAGATGAAAGATCCACTGAGCCACAACTACCAAGCCATCCTCACCTTCTGGATGATCGCAAACCAAGTGAGCCTCTGGTTtgccgcctgcctcagcctcctctacTGCTCCAAGATTGCCCGCTTCCATCACACCTCCGTGCTCCACCTAGCAAGCTGGGTCTCCAGGAGATTTCGCCGGGTGCTTCTAGTTGCTCTTCTTTTCTCCTGCATCTGCACGGCCCTCTGTTTGTGGGACTTCTTCAGCGGATCTCACTTTACGGTTACGTCCGTGTTACCCACGAACAACACagaatttaatttgaaaattgcAAAACTCAATTTCTTTCACTCGTTTATCTTCTGCAATGTGGGGTCTATCCCCCCTTCTCTAGTTTTTCTGGTTTCCTCCGCAGTGCTGTTTACCTCCCTGGGAAGTCACGTGAAGGCCATGAAGTCCCGAACCAGAGATTCTCGTGACCCTGGCCTTGAGGCCCACATCAGAGCCATCATATTTCTGGTCTCCTTCCTGTGTTTCTATGTGCTATCATTCTGTGCTGCCTTGATCTCGGTGCCCTTGCTGGTACTACGGCACAGTAAGGGAGGAGTGATGGTTTGTATCGGGATGATGGCGGCTTGCCCCTCCGGACACGCCGCTGTCCTCATATCAGGCAATGCTAAGCTGAGGAGGGCCATAGAGACCATGCTGTTCTGGTTTCAAAACAGCCAAGTGAGAAGAGTCCACAAGATGCTTCCCAGGATACTCCGATAAGTCATGAAATGGGCTCGTCACAAATACACCTCTAATGCTTCATCCAATTTTATAGTTTCTTCCATAACACAGAACTGGAATTCTTTCTACTTGACCTAAATAAACACTTTAATGTTGGAATAAATTAATTGAAACTCTGTTATCTAAGCAAAGACAATAGTGTTAGCTCCTTAGACATGTTTAGTAAAATGAACAACAGCGACAACAAAAAGGCGAGGGAGTCACTGCAAGTCCTTTCCTCACCGAAGCTCGTTATCGGTTACTGTGCACCCTAGGAAACCTCTTCTGAAAGAATAGAAAACCTTAACACACTAACGCACTTGCTAAGACTCTTGTTCAAAACTGGTACCAGAATCATACATGAAAATAGTTACTACTATGGCAGTCACTCAGTGCTCTTTAAATCCTGACGTTTCCGTGGAAACATgaggtaagaaaaagaaaaatttggagaAACA is a genomic window containing:
- the Tas2r38 gene encoding taste receptor type 2 member 38; amino-acid sequence: MLPLTPVLTVSYEAKVSFLLLSFLEFTVGILVNAFIISVNFWDMVNGQPLNNCDLVLLCLSITRLFLQGFLLLDAVQLSCFQQMKDPLSHNYQAILTFWMIANQVSLWFAACLSLLYCSKIARFHHTSVLHLASWVSRRFRRVLLVALLFSCICTALCLWDFFSGSHFTVTSVLPTNNTEFNLKIAKLNFFHSFIFCNVGSIPPSLVFLVSSAVLFTSLGSHVKAMKSRTRDSRDPGLEAHIRAIIFLVSFLCFYVLSFCAALISVPLLVLRHSKGGVMVCIGMMAACPSGHAAVLISGNAKLRRAIETMLFWFQNSQVRRVHKMLPRILR